The genomic stretch TCATTTGATTCACAATCTCTTCAGGAATCGAAGCGTTACTAGCAAATTCTGCTGTGAATTCCTCAAGTTCAGTCTTATTAGGAAGTTTATCGTTCCATAATAGATAGATTACTTCTTCAAAACTAGCATTTTCAGCGAGGTCATCGATATTATATCCTCTGTATGTTAAGACATCATTTACAATAGAACTAATCGATGATGTTGTTGCAACTACGCCTTCTAATCCGCGAGTAGTCGTCATACGTCTCCCTCTCCTTTTCCATATTATTGGCTCTGATATTTTCTAAAAATTCTGCTTTGATAACGCTTTTAAAACGCTCCAAAAAAATAAGAACCTATGTACAAGATGGTGCGTCAGTTCTCATTATAAACAATTCTCTGATATTTGTGAATGAATATGCATAATTTCGTCGATTCCTTTTTTTCTCAAATGTTTGAAAAATGATAATAAAGAAGCGAATCATGCAAACGTTATGCCCTTCTGAGCAGACGTTCAGGTGAAAAATTCAACAACCTTCATCGCCATATAAGCAATGCCCGCTCCAATCAATGGACCAACGGCAATTCCTTGAAAAACAGCTACAGCAAGAATTGTACCAAATACAAGCGCTGTGGTAATATGCGGATCATTTTGTAGTAAAATAATCCCTTTTGAAGCGATTATCGCAACAAATATACCAGCTCCCATTGCAATCCATGCATAAGAAGATTTAACTGCTTCACCAAGTTGCTTAAAACCTATTTCTCCGTTTGCAATTGGTACGAGCACGGCAATCGTAATGATTGTTACTCCCCAGGAGATTCCTTTTGATTGAAAGATCGGAAAGACTTTATCACCAAGTCCCACCGTTTTCACAACCAGTAAGACCGCTACGGCAATAATGAGCGAGCTATTTTTCGCAATAAGCGCGATTGAAAGTAAAATGAGTAGAAAAATAGTAGGCTGAGAAATAATTGACATAACGCTCCCTCTTTCACATTAGCAGAACTCTTTTAGCATAACAAACTTTTAGAAAATAAGCACGAAACTGGTTTACTACAATTGCTTGTTTTAAAGCAAGCAGTGTAAAATATAGGAAAGGGATCCTAGGAGGGTTGAAATGAATTGGAAATACATACATAGAGTTTTACGATTTTTCCTTGTAATCTTTCTTATTATTCTTTCCTTAATTGCCTTTTATTATATTTGGCATCTCGCTTACCCTTTTGTAATTGCTTTACTTCTTGCTTTTTTAATCAATCCAATGGTCGACTTACTAGAAAGAAGAGGAAAAATTCCAAGACCCTTTGCTGTAGCTCTTTCCATTTTATTTCTAATTGGAGTGCTTGCAGCTTTTATTGCCTTGCTCGTAAATGAGCTTGTCCAGGGCATCGTTTATATCGCTAGCGTATTAC from Bacillus sp. Cs-700 encodes the following:
- a CDS encoding DUF441 domain-containing protein, coding for MISQPTIFLLILLSIALIAKNSSLIIAVAVLLVVKTVGLGDKVFPIFQSKGISWGVTIITIAVLVPIANGEIGFKQLGEAVKSSYAWIAMGAGIFVAIIASKGIILLQNDPHITTALVFGTILAVAVFQGIAVGPLIGAGIAYMAMKVVEFFT